GGCGGAGAGTTAAGCGGTGGTGTTGGTGGATTAAATATTGCCAGAGAAGGATTACCACTTGGTTCATTCTACGGATGGAAAATGTCTGGTGTAAACCCTCAGACTGGTATGATTGATTATATCAAACAAGATGGTAGCCTTGGTGCACCGAATGATCCGAAAGATCGCGGAATCATTGGTAATCCAAATCCTGATTTCTATGGAGGTATCACCAATACATTTACCTATAAAAACTTTGACCTGAGCATTATGGGGCAGTTTTCTTATGGAAATGATGTCTTCAATTATAACCTGGCTTCAGGACTGGATGGAAGTAATAAAACAAGTAACGGTTTCGCAGACTGGAACAGACGCTGGAGAAATCCGGGAGATATTACAGATATCCCAAGACCAACACCTGGAAACTTTGATAACACAGCTATATCTGACCGTTTTGTACAGGATGGATCTTTCTTCAGATTTAGAAATATTACGTTTGGTTATACCTTAAGTGATAAAGTTTCAGAGAAATTGAAGATCAAAAGCTTACGTGTTTACACTACCGTACAAAATGCTTTCGTATTTACTAAATACAAAGGTTACGACCCGGAAGTAAGCTCTAGTCATGGTGGCGCGAATGCTGGTTTGACTTATGGTTATGATTACGGTAGTTATCCGCAGCCAAGAATCTTTACTGCTGGTATCAATTTAACTTTCTAAGAACAACTCTATAAACAGAACATGAAAACGATTTCAAAATATATTTTACTAGCAGCCGTGTCCTTAAGCTTTACGTCCTGTAAAAAATTCCTGGACAGGGAACCTATTGCACAGATTACACCTGATAATATTTTCAATTCACAACAAGGTGCCCAATCGGCAGTAATGGGAATGTACAGAACACAATTGGGAGCGAACTCTTACGGACAATCCCTGATTATTGTTCCTGAATTCTCGGCCAGACACGTGAATCACGTATCCAGCTTTCCTGAATATGTAGACTTTAAAACCAATACGATCCGTATTGATAATCCATGGGTACAGAATATCTGGACAGCAGGTTATGCTGCCATTAATGCGGCAAATAACATTGTGGTGAAAGTAGCTGCAATGCCTGAAGCTGCAATTGCAACTGATAAAAGACAACAATTCATCAGAGAAGCACAATTTATCAGAGCTTTGACTTATTTTAATTTAGTCAGAGCATTTGGAGAGGTTCCTTTAATTGTAACGCCGACCGGAGAAAACGATAACCTGAAAGTACCACGTAATACCGTAGCTGAAGTTTATGCGAAAATCATTGCAGACCTGATAGAAGCTTCTAATTTGCCGAATGTTTATGCGAATATTGCAGAAACTAAAGGCAGAGTAACTGGTAACGCAGCTAAAGCTTTGCTGGCTAAAGTTTATCTATATAATGGTGCTGTAACAAATACTTACGCAGAAGCAGCAAGATTAGCGAAGGATGTGATCGCAACAAGCGGTGCGTCAATGCCAGTTGACTTCGGGTCAGTCTGGACTACAAAAAACACTTCAGAATCAATTTTTGAATTGCAGTTTGATGCACAGGCGACCAACCCGCTGGCCACGGTAAGTAATCCGAATGCTTCTGCTTTATTTTATGCAGAAGGAAAATCGATTGCTGATTTATATGAAGCAGGAGATAAAAGAAGAGACTTTACCATTTACCAGAATACCCCGGCAGATCCGAGGTTTTATATCGGTAAATACAGAATCTTTAACCCGGCTATTCAAAACGTACCGGTGATCCGTATTGCTGAAATCTATCTGATCCACGCAGAGGCCCAGGCCCGCTTAGATGGGGGAGTAAGTGCCGCAAGCTACGATTCTTATAAAAAGGTGCGTGACAGGGCTGGAATCACTACTCCTGACATTTCTACCTTTACTACGCTTGCAGCATTTATAACCGCTGTGCAGAAAGAAAAGAGAAAGGAAATGATGTTTGAAGGAGAAGCGTGGTTTGATTACTGCCGTACTGGTTTAGCATTGACCGATATGATGACTAAAGCAGATCCTAATTACTATTTATACCCTGTTCCTGATGCAGAACGCAGAAATAATCCAACTTTAACCCAAAATAAAGGGTATTAGATTGGTTCACAGGTCAATAAAATGAAAAGAGAGGTTTTTACCTCTCTTTTCATTTGAAAGGGAAATTACTATCGGGCTGAAAACTATGTCATTATATTTTCATACCAGACAGCTAAACTCATAGAATTGTAACTCTTTTAGGAGGTTATTGCTGTTTAAATAGATTTAATGCATATTTAAGAAAGAATTAGCCATTATACTATGTTAGGAGAATTAATCGAAAAGGAGTCAATAGACGTAAGTGAAATTATAGCCGCAGATCAGAACCATATCGAGGAATTAAAAGATAAGCTCAGTGGTGCTCAGCGTTTAGGTAATGAATTCAAATCAAAAGCAGACATTACTTTTAATACAAAATTCGGCCCAAAGACTGTGAATACGACAGTGTGGTCAGTTACAGAGAAATATATTCAGCTGAAAAATGGAATTCATATTCCTTTGACCAGCCTGATTGATATAGATTTTTAAGCGATGACCTGAGTGAGTACACTTCCGCAGTGAACACTTTTGGAAACAGCATCACTCAGGACATCTTTAAATACCAGGAATACTTCGTAAGTTCGATTCTTTCCATGCGCAGGATGCATTGGAAAAGTGTCTTTTAATTCACTTCTGCGTGCGCCACTGTAGCAGGCAAGGAAAAGTCTTCCTTCTTTATTTTAAAGCAGGATCATGATTCTGTCGTTTGGAGAACCTATGCCCGTCATATCTTCGCCCCATTCAAAATTAAGGGCGTTTTTATACAGAGTTACCTTCACATTTTCAGGTTTGACCAGTACTCCAAATTGCTGCTTTAAAAATGAAACCGCCCAGGATTCCCTTTGAAAATTTACCCGTTAAACTTCCCATAATAAATAAATGCTTTTCCATCAATGTAAGCTATTCGCGTTAAAGATTATCCTGATGCGTAAAAAATGTCCGCAATTGTCCGCAGCTGTCTGCAATTGTCCGCAGTTGTCCGTGGGTTAGTCAAAGGGAAAATTATAATTTCATTAATTTTCAACTAGTTAAGGTTTGGTTGTGCCTGAATAGAGATCGGGGTAACACCAGGTTGTAAACGGCCTTTAAGCATACGTACTCTAAGTCATTTCAACTAGTTGTTTTGACTTGGACTTGCCATGCTCTCACGTTACTTTAGCATTGCTCTTACCCTAACGAGTACCCGGGCAGTACTCAGGCAGTACCCGGCCGGTATAGATTTATTATTTAGCTATTTTGAATTTATTTGTCAGTAAGTTAGGTAGGTATTTTTATGCTGTTTTTATGGGGGTTTATAGGGTGTTTTTACGATGTTTCAGCTGTTAAATAGTTGGAATAGTTCCTCCGTCAATTACATATTCAGTTCCTGATAAATAGTTTGCACGTGGAGAGACAAGGAATCCTACAAGCTCAGCAATTTCTTCTGGTTTGGCTGGCCTGCCCATCGGGATACCTCCCAATGAATTCATCACTTGTTGAGTTGCATTTTCTATGGTATCTCCTGAACTTTCCGCTAAGCGCTCCATCATCCTTATAGCCGCTTCTGTCTGTATCCAGCCCGGTGATACGGTTAATACGCGTATACCTTTTGGAGTAACCTCTTTTGATAACCCTTTGCTGTAATTGATCAGTCCGGCTTTAGCGGCTGCATAAGGTAAAGTAGAATCAGGTAATGGTAGTCTTCCCTGTATCGAGGCGATATGTATAATGACTCCTGAGCCCTTTGCTAACATGGAAGGTAACAAACCTCTATCGAGCCTTACAGGAGCCAGTAGATTAGTTTGAAGTGTTTCTAACCAATGCGCGTCTGATAGTGCTGCAAATCCACCGCCAGGGGTTTCTGAGCCACCGAGATTGTTAATCAGGATATCTATTCCACCATATTCCGCTAAGATTGCTGCGGTTACTTTTTTAGTGCCTTCTGACATACTTAAATCCGCGGAGATAAAGTGGAAATCAGGATTGACATCTTCCGGTTTATTTCTTGCAGTGATGATTACTTTCGCTCCTGCAAGAGCTAGTCTTTCTGCAATTGCCTTTCCTGTTCCTTTTGTCCCGCCTGTTACCAGTGCTATCTGACCAGATAATTCGTTGTACATATCCATAATTAATATTTGTTGATGTTATCAAAGGTCGGGTGTCTGATCAGTTGGTACAATTACGGATAAACGAATCGGATAGGGTTAAATTTGTCCGTATTGACAGATTTTGGGCAATACGCTATCTTTAGCGCATGTATCAGAAAAAGATAGCGCAGCACTTTGATTGCGGACTGGATTTAGTAGGGGAGGTCTTATATGGAAAATGGAAAATAAGATTACTTTATTTTATCAATGAAGGACATATCAGGCCCAGTCAGCTGCAAAGAAAAATTCCGGGGGCTTCACGCCGGGTTTTGAATGTTCAGTTAAACGAGCTGGAAAAACACGAGCTGGTTTCGAAGGTTATTTTTCCAGTACTTCCACCGAAAGTTGAGTACAGCTTAACGGCGTTTGGTCAGAGTTTAATTCCTTTAATTCATTCCATAGGGCTATGGGGAGATGAACATGAAGAGAAATTAAGGGGAATACTAACAAAAAGTTAAATACAATTAGTTCAGCTTCTTTCTTTTATCAAAGAGAAACCGGTCATATTGGATAACTGCTTAAATCTTGCTTTAGACCTTTTGTGTATTCTTCTCTTCAATCCACAGTGACATATATTTCGTGCTATTTGCGGTATGGTGCTGTAAAATCTGTCCGAAGAAATTGCGCTTGCGATGAGCCGTTAAATTCAGTGATAAAGTTTGGAGGGATTCAATAAATGCCTGAGTAAAAGTTGATTTTCCATAACGTTCATTAATAATCCTTACCCCGTTTTGTTGTGCCCGGAACCACCAGACCTTGTCCTGATATAACTGAACAGCCCGGTTGATAAAAAGGAAGGGATCATCTGCGATCACTCCGTTCCATTCCAGGTTTCCTTTCATAGCTTCAGCACCTACAGAGGTAGTCACAGCAGGAGTTCCCACCTGCATGGCATCGATAAATTTTCCTTTAACACCTGCGCCAAACTGGATAGGTGCCAGTAATATTTTATGCTTTGCAATTGCTTTCCGGGCATCTTTTGCACGGCCGTGAACATAGAATTTTTCTTTCTCGTTGTGCAATTGCATCACTTTTTGAGAAGCATAAGCACCGTAGATATGAAGTTTAGCTTGTGGTAGCTTTTTCCTAAGCTCAGGCCAAACTTTAGTCTTTAATATCTGAACAGTATTCCAGTTGGGTTCATGAAGAAAATTGCCAATAAACATAAATCCTTCGCGTTCTTCAAATGGTTTCCATTCCTGAATATCTTTTGCAGTCAGTTCTTCTTCTAAAAATGGTAAATAATAAAGTAATGACGGATCTATACGGAACTGCTCTTGCAGAACCTCTATCTCCAGTTCCGAAATCATTAAAGACAGATCACAGCGTAATATCGCGGCGATCTCTCTTTTAGCCAGATCAGTAAACAGTTCCAGCGGACTGTGTGTTTTCATAGCCTGCTGACGGGCATGACGTAAACAATGCAGATCTTCTGTATCCAGTATTCTGATGGCATCAGGACATTCCTGCTGTACTCTCCATCCGTATTGTTCTTCGACCATGAAGCGGTCAAAAAGTACGATGTCAGGACTGGTTTCCTGTAGAAAAGTATTAAAGCTGCTATCATTTAATTTGATTTCCCGCTCGGTTACGCCAATGGCTGGTAAGTCAAAACTAAATTCACTTTTAGAAGCACCAGAAGCAAATATGGCCTCATAGCCCTGAGAAAGAAATAGATTGATTAACTGAATTATTCTTGTACCCGCTGCTGATGAAGTAGGTTCAGGCCATACCAATCCAATAATCAATACACTCTTTTTAGACATTCCTTTAAAATTTATGCAAAAATAGAGGTTTTTAACGCAGATTCTCTAAACAGTCCATTAAACAATATGATTATTCGTAATTTTGTGAACGAAGAATTTTATTAATAACCTCATGCTTGGATTAAAATTATTAACAGACCCGCGTTGGGCTAATATTGCTGAATCAAATTTAGAAGAGATATTGACTGATCATGCCTGGTGTGAGCAGAAAGCAGCAACAAATGCCATTACGCTGATCGCTAATAATTCTGAGCATATGGATTTGGTAGAAGAATTAACAGCTATCGCTATCGAAGAAATGCAGCATTTCCAGATGGTAGTAGAAATTATCAAACAGCGCGGTTATACTTTAGGCCGTGAACGTAAAGATGATTATGTTGGCCGTTTAGTGAAATTCAGCCGCAGAGACGGGAGCCGGAACAATGCTTTTATTGACAGGCTGTTATTTGCCGCAATGATTGAAGCCAGAAGCTGTGAACGTTTCCGGGTGTTATCATTGAATATTAAAGACCAGGAGTTAGCGAAGTTTTACCATGATTTAATGATTTCTGAAGCTGGTCATTATACCACGTTTTTAAACTTTGCCAGAAAATATACGATTGATGTGGATGTCGATAAACGATGGAAAGAGTGGCTGGAATTTGAAGGTGAACTGATTCAGAGTTTTGGGAACAAAGAGGCTATCCACGGCTAAGAAACACCATACGGCTTTTCGTTTATATCTACCTGAATATTAGAAAATTTCATGACCGGTTAAACAGAGATGTTTAACCATTTAAATAAAAATCGTCTTCTTTGGGAAGCTAAAAATATAACCTCAATATGTGCGTTTAAACTGCTTTAAACACAAAACGCACCAATGAATCAATCGATCAAAGACCAACTTAAAGGCAAAAAAATCCTATTTGCAACTGTTCCGGCAGACGGGCATTTTAATCCGCTTACCGGATTAGCAAAATACTTTCAGCAGGCCGGAGCTGACGTACGCTGGTACGCATCAGACACATTCACTAAAAAACTACAACAATTAGCTATTCCGCAATTTCCGTATGTCAAAGCTATAGACACGAATGCTGCCGGTATAGATAATCTGTTTCCGGAAAGAAAGCTGATTGATGATCCTATTAAGAAAGCAAACCTTGATATTATTCATGGCCTGGTTTACCGTTCATCAGAATTTTATGAAGATCTTCAGCAAATACGTGAATCATTCCCTTTTGATTTACTAGTTTCAGATTCTGTGTTTCCAGTGGCTCCCTTAGTTAAACACCTGATGGATATACCCGTTGTCGCAATTGGTATCATGCCTTTAGGGGAAATTTCAGTAGATCTGGCACCCTATGGTATGGGTTTATTACCTCCGCAAAATGAAGAAGAGCAAAAGAAATATGAAGAATTACGCGAACTGGCCAGTAATGTACTTTTCAAAGAATCAATTGATAGCTATGATGCGCTGCTAAAGAGTTATAATATCTCCATCCCTCCGTCAATGCTGGTTAATTTATTGATCAAAACAGCTGATCTGTATTTACAGATTGGTACGCCAGATTTTGAATATATCCGGAGCGATCTCGGAGAAAACATCCATTTTATCGGTGCTTTATTTCCATACACCCAAAAAGACCAGCACGAACCCTGGTTTGACAAACGCTTAAATGAATACAAAAAAGTGGTTCTGGTTACTCAGGGTACTGTCGAAAAGGACGTTGAGAAGCTAATAGTCCCAACACTGGAAGCATTCAAGGATACTGATGTACTTGTGATTGCCACCACAGGTGGAAGTGAAACTGCTAACCTGAGAGAAAAATATCCTCAACACAATTTTATCATCGAAGATTATCTTCCGTTTAATGAAGTTCTTCCTTATACGCATGCCTTTATCACAAATGGAGGATACGGCGGCTCTTTACTTAGCATCAAACATGGAACACCCCTGATCGCGGCGGGTGTACATGAAGCTAAAAATGAAATTTGTGCACGTATAGGTTATTTCAATTACGGTATCAATCTCAACACTGAAAATCCAACTCCGGAACAACTCCGGGCTGCTGTAGAGGAAATTATAATTAATGACCTTTACACAAATAATGTAACTAAGCTGGCCGGAGAGCTCAATAGTTTGAATTCCAATGAGCTGTGTGCTCAGCATGTAGTCAGGTTACTTGATAAAATAGCTGTACTGTAATTTATTAAAATACCCCTCCGTAAATCCAGTGACTTTTCGGAGAGGTATTTTAATTTATGCTTTTGGCTTGGCACCGCCTTGTGCATTCAATGCTTTTAATTTGCTCAGCTGATCTGGTGTAAGAATAGTTTTGTATTGTTCCTGACGATACTGTGCAATTTCTTTAGCCCCACCAGCTTTTTTCTGGTCAGCACCTTTTAATGCATCTTTCCTGGTAATACACTCTGTATTGACCACTAAGATTTTCGCATACTGATCAGCATTCAAACCTAGTTTCGTTTGTAATTCTTTGGAATATGGAATTGCACGCTGTGCTGCGGGAATTGTTGACTTTGCTTTTTGAACTTTAACTGCTGCTTGTGGTTTAACTACAGCCTGTGATTTTGCTGCTGCAACTGGTGTAGCCTGGCTGGCTGTTTGTGCTGAAGCAGTCAATCCTGCGGCAGCAAAGGCAAATGCTAAAAGTAACTTTTTCATAGGTTTTTATTTTTTATATAACAATAATCATTATTAACGATTAATTTAAGCCGATCAATATATGCTGTAATCAATTTGATCTGACCAGCAAAATATCAAACCTGTTAAAAACCTAACCAACTCTACAACATGAAAAAAATAATCTTATCCTTACTTTTAATTACCTCCTGCGTGTTTGCAAAAGCTCAGGAAACAACTGGTGCTGCCTCTAAAGAAGAAACTGAAGTTGCAGCTGTTGTAGAGAAATTAAGAGCAGCTATGATCAGCGGTAACAAAGCCGACCTGGAAAGTGTAGTCTCAGCTGATTTAACCTATGGCCACTCCGGTGGGAAAATTCAGAACAAAGCAGCCTTTGTAGATGACATTACTTCGAAAAGATCAGACTTTAAAACGATTGAATTGACCAAACAATCGATTACTATTCAGAATAATGTAGCCATTGTGCGCCATGTTTTAATCGCGGATACCAATGATGGAGGTAAACCTGCACACATTAGCCTGGGTATAGTTTTAGTGCTGAAGAAAGAGAAAAAAGACTGGAAAATTATCGCAAGACGCGCATTTCACGTGGACTAACTAACTATTGCGAACATGTAAGCTTGTATCCAGTATCTTCTTTTCGAAGTCATGAACCGGATACTTGCTTTCTATTAAATTCAGCAGCATATCAGTTGCAATCTGCCCCATCTCAAAAGCGGGCTGCCGAACTGAAGTCAGCGTTGGGCACATCAGATCAAGCACATCAGAATTACAAAATCCGGCAATAACCATCTCTTGCGGGACTTTAATTTTCAACTCCTTGAATACCACTAGTGCGCCAATACTCAACCGGTCACTGGCTACGAAAATACCATCAGGCTTTTCCTTCAGGTTCATCAATTCTCTGATCGCCGTATCGGTTTCGTCCTGAAACATCCCTCCATGTTCACAATACTTGATATAAGCTTCATTGAAAGGAAGGTTATGCTTCGCTAAAGCTTGTTTATACCCATTTAAGCGCTCTACGCTAATAGACAAATGATCTGAACTTGTTAAATGAGCAATACGCCTGCAACCCTGATTAATCAGATATTCGGTCGCTTCAAATGAACCTTTCTCATTGTTTGCAATGAGCTGATGCGTATTGATCTGATCAGTTACCCGGTCAAAAAATACCATAGGTAAGCCCCGCTGATGTAAATTCTGAAGATAAGAAGTATCTGTAGTTTCAGCAGATAAAGAAACTAGCAAACCATCAACCGATCTGGAAGCTAAATGCTGGATATTCACCTTTTCACGCTCATAAAATTCATGTGTCTGCGTAATGATAACATGATAACCACGGTCATAAGCAATAGACTCAATACCATTGACCACCTGGGCAAAATACTGATTTGCAACTTCACTTAAAGAAACCCCGATAGATTTACTTCTGCGCTCTTTTAAACTTAAGGCAATAGGATTTGGACGGTAATTGATTTTTTGTGCATAATCCAGCACAAGTTTTTTAGTCTCCGGACTGATTTCATGCGTGTCACGCAGTGCTCTGGAAACAGTAGAGGTAGAAAGGCCTAATGCCTTGGCGATATCTTTTAAAGTAAAGGGCTCAAACATGATTCCGTCTCACAGCTGGTAAATCATACAAGTCTACAAATAATTTCTGGTTGTGCCGGGAACGATTGCACAATAATTTATGGCTTTTTGTTTCATTCTGCGCCTAAATCTATGTAGACTTG
The sequence above is drawn from the Pedobacter cryoconitis genome and encodes:
- a CDS encoding nuclear transport factor 2 family protein; the protein is MKKIILSLLLITSCVFAKAQETTGAASKEETEVAAVVEKLRAAMISGNKADLESVVSADLTYGHSGGKIQNKAAFVDDITSKRSDFKTIELTKQSITIQNNVAIVRHVLIADTNDGGKPAHISLGIVLVLKKEKKDWKIIARRAFHVD
- a CDS encoding glycosyltransferase encodes the protein MSKKSVLIIGLVWPEPTSSAAGTRIIQLINLFLSQGYEAIFASGASKSEFSFDLPAIGVTEREIKLNDSSFNTFLQETSPDIVLFDRFMVEEQYGWRVQQECPDAIRILDTEDLHCLRHARQQAMKTHSPLELFTDLAKREIAAILRCDLSLMISELEIEVLQEQFRIDPSLLYYLPFLEEELTAKDIQEWKPFEEREGFMFIGNFLHEPNWNTVQILKTKVWPELRKKLPQAKLHIYGAYASQKVMQLHNEKEKFYVHGRAKDARKAIAKHKILLAPIQFGAGVKGKFIDAMQVGTPAVTTSVGAEAMKGNLEWNGVIADDPFLFINRAVQLYQDKVWWFRAQQNGVRIINERYGKSTFTQAFIESLQTLSLNLTAHRKRNFFGQILQHHTANSTKYMSLWIEEKNTQKV
- a CDS encoding SDR family oxidoreductase; amino-acid sequence: MYNELSGQIALVTGGTKGTGKAIAERLALAGAKVIITARNKPEDVNPDFHFISADLSMSEGTKKVTAAILAEYGGIDILINNLGGSETPGGGFAALSDAHWLETLQTNLLAPVRLDRGLLPSMLAKGSGVIIHIASIQGRLPLPDSTLPYAAAKAGLINYSKGLSKEVTPKGIRVLTVSPGWIQTEAAIRMMERLAESSGDTIENATQQVMNSLGGIPMGRPAKPEEIAELVGFLVSPRANYLSGTEYVIDGGTIPTI
- a CDS encoding glycosyltransferase is translated as MNQSIKDQLKGKKILFATVPADGHFNPLTGLAKYFQQAGADVRWYASDTFTKKLQQLAIPQFPYVKAIDTNAAGIDNLFPERKLIDDPIKKANLDIIHGLVYRSSEFYEDLQQIRESFPFDLLVSDSVFPVAPLVKHLMDIPVVAIGIMPLGEISVDLAPYGMGLLPPQNEEEQKKYEELRELASNVLFKESIDSYDALLKSYNISIPPSMLVNLLIKTADLYLQIGTPDFEYIRSDLGENIHFIGALFPYTQKDQHEPWFDKRLNEYKKVVLVTQGTVEKDVEKLIVPTLEAFKDTDVLVIATTGGSETANLREKYPQHNFIIEDYLPFNEVLPYTHAFITNGGYGGSLLSIKHGTPLIAAGVHEAKNEICARIGYFNYGINLNTENPTPEQLRAAVEEIIINDLYTNNVTKLAGELNSLNSNELCAQHVVRLLDKIAVL
- a CDS encoding RagB/SusD family nutrient uptake outer membrane protein, which codes for MKTISKYILLAAVSLSFTSCKKFLDREPIAQITPDNIFNSQQGAQSAVMGMYRTQLGANSYGQSLIIVPEFSARHVNHVSSFPEYVDFKTNTIRIDNPWVQNIWTAGYAAINAANNIVVKVAAMPEAAIATDKRQQFIREAQFIRALTYFNLVRAFGEVPLIVTPTGENDNLKVPRNTVAEVYAKIIADLIEASNLPNVYANIAETKGRVTGNAAKALLAKVYLYNGAVTNTYAEAARLAKDVIATSGASMPVDFGSVWTTKNTSESIFELQFDAQATNPLATVSNPNASALFYAEGKSIADLYEAGDKRRDFTIYQNTPADPRFYIGKYRIFNPAIQNVPVIRIAEIYLIHAEAQARLDGGVSAASYDSYKKVRDRAGITTPDISTFTTLAAFITAVQKEKRKEMMFEGEAWFDYCRTGLALTDMMTKADPNYYLYPVPDAERRNNPTLTQNKGY
- a CDS encoding LacI family DNA-binding transcriptional regulator; amino-acid sequence: MFEPFTLKDIAKALGLSTSTVSRALRDTHEISPETKKLVLDYAQKINYRPNPIALSLKERRSKSIGVSLSEVANQYFAQVVNGIESIAYDRGYHVIITQTHEFYEREKVNIQHLASRSVDGLLVSLSAETTDTSYLQNLHQRGLPMVFFDRVTDQINTHQLIANNEKGSFEATEYLINQGCRRIAHLTSSDHLSISVERLNGYKQALAKHNLPFNEAYIKYCEHGGMFQDETDTAIRELMNLKEKPDGIFVASDRLSIGALVVFKELKIKVPQEMVIAGFCNSDVLDLMCPTLTSVRQPAFEMGQIATDMLLNLIESKYPVHDFEKKILDTSLHVRNS
- a CDS encoding tRNA-(ms[2]io[6]A)-hydroxylase — its product is MLGLKLLTDPRWANIAESNLEEILTDHAWCEQKAATNAITLIANNSEHMDLVEELTAIAIEEMQHFQMVVEIIKQRGYTLGRERKDDYVGRLVKFSRRDGSRNNAFIDRLLFAAMIEARSCERFRVLSLNIKDQELAKFYHDLMISEAGHYTTFLNFARKYTIDVDVDKRWKEWLEFEGELIQSFGNKEAIHG
- a CDS encoding winged helix-turn-helix transcriptional regulator, which encodes MYQKKIAQHFDCGLDLVGEVLYGKWKIRLLYFINEGHIRPSQLQRKIPGASRRVLNVQLNELEKHELVSKVIFPVLPPKVEYSLTAFGQSLIPLIHSIGLWGDEHEEKLRGILTKS